CATAATACAACGCCGTCCAGCATAAAACATCAAAAGAGTTGGGTTGATAAAGCATGTTCAAGCGTAACAAACAGGAAAGTAAAACACAAATCGCCCCAAGAATTAAAGCGTAGAGATTGCCTTTTAAAAGTTCAATGGTTTTCCAGACAATCAAAAGTGTCAGCGCGCCAAATAGGGCAGGGAAGAACTTAACCCAAAAAACTGAATTTCCGAGCTGAAGAATAATATACGAAAACCAAGAGGTAACAGGCGGAACAGATAAATAACCCCAAGCCAAATGATTTGCTTGATCCAAGTGCAGGTACTCGTCGCGCTGTAAATCGTATTCTGGGCTAATTAAAACGTATTGCAGGATGAATTTTAGAATTATAAATCCAAATAAAATCAGGTTCTTTTTGGTCATGGAGTTTTGGTTTTTGGTCTTCGATTGATAATCTACAGCTAATATATTATTTATTTTGATAAAGTTAAACGAATGAATTTTAAGGAAATAAAAAAAGCTTCAGACAATTCTGAAGCTTTTTGTTTTTTCATGCTTTTTAGGATATTACTCCTCTACAGCAGTTTCAAATTCCATGTGGTCGATCATTTCTGCCTCTGGTTTTTCTGGCTTAGACGCTTTTAAAGCGTTGAATCTTTCTAGCATTTCTGTTTCGCCTTCTTCACCGCTGAAATAAGGGAAAACATCCATAATTGCTGTTTCTGAAATGGCCGGAATAGAATATTCGCCCATTGTATTTTTCATTACGTGAAGTGTGTTGTCAAAGGCTTCGCGAACATCGTTTGCCTGAACCAGCATATACATGCTTGTTTTTCTTTCCTTGCCACTTTCTTCATCATAAGCAATTAGAGTGATTTTAGATTTAAACCATCTGTCCGCATTCTCAAAAGGATGAATTTCGGCATAATTTGCCACTTTGATAGCCGTGATTTTAAATTCTTCACTTGTATACGCGGCCATTTCTTCAGTCATTCTTTTTTCAGCTTCTGTGTAAGACAAAGCATCAACCAAATAGGGCTCGGTTAAAACTTTTTGTCCTCCGGTTTCATCTGTCTTTCTATATTTTACTTTGCATTCGTACCAAGTTGCGCTCATCTCTTTTTAAATTTTAAGGATGCCAAAGATAAATCTTACTGCAA
The Flavobacterium humidisoli DNA segment above includes these coding regions:
- a CDS encoding DUF4494 domain-containing protein produces the protein MSATWYECKVKYRKTDETGGQKVLTEPYLVDALSYTEAEKRMTEEMAAYTSEEFKITAIKVANYAEIHPFENADRWFKSKITLIAYDEESGKERKTSMYMLVQANDVREAFDNTLHVMKNTMGEYSIPAISETAIMDVFPYFSGEEGETEMLERFNALKASKPEKPEAEMIDHMEFETAVEE